In a genomic window of Streptomyces puniciscabiei:
- the tal gene encoding transaldolase yields the protein MITVTEAIATPGALKRLADEGVSIWLDDLSRKRITSGSLAELVASGSAVGVTTNPSIFQAAIGSGEGYEEQLSDLAVRGVTVDEAVRMMTTADVRDAADILRDVYDATNGRDGRVSIEVDPRLAHDTGATVAEAKQLAWLVDRPNVMIKIPATKAGLPAITEVIGLGISVNVTLIFSLERYREVMAAYLAGLEKARERGIDLSTIHSVASFFVSRVDSEIDKRLTALGTDEALSLKGRAALANARLAYEAYEEVFASERWIALAGARANKQRPLWASTGVKDPAYKDTLYVDELVAPGTVNTMPEATLNAVADHGGITGDTVTGGYAQARADLAAVERLGIPYDEVVQQLEDEGVAKFEAAWQELLDAVATSLKSKGADAR from the coding sequence ATGATCACTGTGACCGAAGCAATCGCGACCCCGGGAGCCCTCAAGCGCCTCGCCGACGAGGGCGTGTCGATCTGGCTCGACGACCTGTCGCGCAAGCGGATCACCTCGGGCAGCCTCGCCGAGCTCGTGGCGAGCGGGAGCGCCGTCGGTGTCACCACGAACCCCTCGATCTTCCAGGCCGCCATCGGCTCCGGCGAGGGCTACGAGGAGCAGCTGAGCGACCTCGCCGTACGCGGGGTGACCGTGGACGAGGCCGTGCGGATGATGACGACCGCCGACGTGCGCGACGCCGCCGACATCCTCCGTGACGTGTACGACGCCACCAACGGCCGGGACGGCCGCGTCTCCATCGAGGTCGACCCCCGCCTCGCGCACGACACCGGGGCCACCGTCGCCGAGGCCAAGCAGCTCGCCTGGCTCGTCGACCGTCCCAACGTGATGATCAAGATCCCGGCGACCAAGGCGGGCCTGCCGGCCATCACCGAGGTCATCGGCCTGGGTATCAGCGTCAACGTGACCCTGATCTTCTCCCTGGAGCGGTACCGCGAGGTCATGGCCGCCTACCTGGCCGGCCTGGAGAAGGCCCGCGAGCGTGGCATCGACCTCTCCACGATCCACTCGGTGGCGTCCTTCTTCGTCTCCCGTGTGGACTCCGAGATCGACAAGCGGCTGACCGCCCTCGGCACCGACGAGGCCCTCTCGCTCAAGGGCCGCGCGGCCCTCGCCAACGCCCGGCTCGCCTACGAGGCCTACGAGGAGGTGTTCGCCTCCGAGCGCTGGATCGCGCTCGCCGGTGCCAGGGCGAACAAGCAGCGCCCGCTGTGGGCCTCCACGGGTGTGAAGGACCCCGCCTACAAGGACACCCTGTACGTGGACGAGCTGGTCGCGCCGGGCACGGTCAACACCATGCCGGAGGCCACCCTGAACGCCGTCGCCGACCACGGCGGGATCACCGGCGACACGGTGACCGGCGGCTACGCACAGGCCCGCGCCGACCTGGCCGCCGTGGAGCGGCTCGGCATCCCCTACGACGAAGTCGTCCAGCAGCTGGAGGACGAGGGCGTCGCCAAGTTCGAGGCCGCCTGGCAGGAACTGCTGGACGCCGTGGCGACGTCCCTGAAGAGCAAGGGAGCTGACGCCCGATGA
- the opcA gene encoding glucose-6-phosphate dehydrogenase assembly protein OpcA has translation MKIDLTDTTASKINKALVQGRRAIGTPAVGMVLTMVIVTDEENAYDSIKAAEDASHEHPMRTLVVIKRHVRTLRDRTHSRLDAEVRVGSEAGTGETVVLRTYGEVSDHADSVVLPLLLPDAPVVVWWPVDAPDAPSEDPLGALAQRRITDLYAFERPMEVLETRARNYAPGDTDLAWTRLTLWRSMLAAALDQARVPITTAAVEAEAANPSAELLARWLEARLKVTVDRVVTAGPVVTAVRLGTQNGEIRIDRPEGPLATLTLPGQPPRTLALKVRPTSELIAEELRRLDADEMYAIALKGEAAKENA, from the coding sequence ATGAAGATCGACCTGACCGACACCACGGCAAGCAAGATCAACAAGGCGCTGGTGCAGGGCCGCCGCGCCATCGGCACCCCCGCCGTGGGCATGGTCCTGACGATGGTCATCGTCACGGACGAGGAGAACGCCTACGACTCGATCAAGGCCGCCGAGGACGCCTCGCACGAGCACCCGATGCGGACCCTGGTCGTCATCAAGCGGCACGTGCGCACCCTGCGCGACCGCACCCACTCCCGGCTCGACGCCGAGGTCCGGGTCGGCTCCGAGGCCGGCACCGGCGAGACGGTCGTGCTGCGCACCTACGGCGAGGTGTCCGACCACGCCGACTCGGTCGTGCTGCCGCTGCTGCTGCCGGACGCGCCCGTCGTCGTGTGGTGGCCGGTGGACGCGCCCGACGCCCCGTCCGAGGACCCGCTCGGCGCGCTCGCGCAGCGCCGGATCACCGACCTGTACGCGTTCGAGCGGCCCATGGAGGTCCTGGAGACCCGCGCCCGCAACTACGCCCCCGGCGACACCGACCTCGCCTGGACCCGGCTCACCCTGTGGCGGTCCATGCTGGCCGCCGCCCTGGACCAGGCCCGGGTGCCGATCACGACGGCCGCCGTCGAGGCCGAGGCGGCCAACCCCAGCGCCGAACTGCTGGCCCGCTGGCTGGAGGCCCGCCTGAAGGTGACCGTGGACCGCGTGGTCACCGCCGGACCGGTCGTCACCGCCGTACGGCTCGGCACCCAGAACGGCGAGATCCGCATCGACCGCCCCGAGGGGCCGCTCGCCACGCTGACCCTGCCGGGCCAGCCGCCGCGCACCCTGGCCCTGAAGGTCCGCCCCACCTCCGAACTCATCGCCGAGGAGCTGCGCCGCCTCGACGCCGACGAGATGTACGCCATCGCCCTGAAGGGCGAGGCCGCCAAGGAGAACGCCTGA
- the gnd gene encoding phosphogluconate dehydrogenase (NAD(+)-dependent, decarboxylating) codes for MQLGLIGLGKMGGNMRERIRRAGHTVIGYDRNPEVSDVKSLAELVEKLDAPRHVWVMVPAGTATQTVIDELGDLLEPGDTVIDGGNSRWTDDEKHAAALGIKGIGFVDAGVSGGVWGLENGYALMVGGDKQHVEPLKPIFEALKPEGPYGYVHAGRVGAGHFSKMVHNGIEYAMMQAYAEGWELLEKVHSVENVREVFRSWQEGTVIRSWLLDLAVNALDEDEHLEKLRGYAEDSGEGRWTVEAAIDNAVPLPAITASLFARFASRQDDSPQMKMIAALRNQFGGHAVEKKD; via the coding sequence ATGCAGCTCGGTCTCATCGGTCTCGGCAAGATGGGCGGCAACATGCGCGAGCGGATCCGCCGCGCCGGCCACACCGTCATCGGCTACGACCGCAATCCCGAGGTCTCCGACGTCAAGTCGCTCGCCGAACTGGTCGAGAAGCTGGACGCGCCCCGCCATGTGTGGGTGATGGTCCCGGCCGGCACCGCCACGCAGACCGTCATCGACGAGCTCGGCGACCTGCTGGAGCCCGGCGACACGGTGATCGACGGTGGCAACTCCCGCTGGACGGACGACGAGAAGCACGCCGCCGCCCTCGGTATCAAGGGCATCGGCTTCGTCGACGCAGGTGTCTCCGGCGGTGTGTGGGGCCTGGAGAACGGCTACGCCCTCATGGTCGGCGGCGACAAGCAGCACGTCGAGCCGCTGAAGCCGATCTTCGAGGCGCTCAAGCCGGAGGGCCCGTACGGCTATGTCCACGCGGGCCGGGTCGGCGCCGGGCACTTCTCCAAGATGGTCCACAACGGCATCGAGTACGCCATGATGCAGGCCTACGCCGAGGGCTGGGAGCTGCTGGAGAAGGTGCACTCGGTGGAGAACGTGCGCGAGGTGTTCCGCTCCTGGCAGGAAGGGACGGTCATCCGTTCCTGGCTCCTCGACCTCGCGGTCAACGCCCTGGACGAGGACGAGCACCTGGAGAAGCTGCGCGGCTACGCGGAGGACTCCGGCGAGGGCCGCTGGACGGTGGAGGCGGCGATCGACAACGCCGTACCGCTCCCGGCGATCACCGCCTCTCTCTTCGCCCGGTTCGCCTCCCGGCAGGACGACTCTCCGCAGATGAAGATGATCGCGGCGCTGCGCAACCAGTTCGGTGGCCACGCGGTCGAGAAGAAGGACTGA
- the tkt gene encoding transketolase yields the protein MTTQTSDGFEWTDLDRRAVDTARLLAADAVQKVGNGHPGTAMSLAPAAYTIFQKVMRHDPADPEWTGRDRFVLSPGHTSLTLYTQLFLAGYELELDDLKAFRTHGSKTPGHPEYGHTAGVETTTGPLGQGVANAVGMAMAARYERGLFDPEAPAGTSPFDHTVWAIVSDGDLQEGVSAEASSLAGHQKLGNLVFLYDDNHISIEGDTATAFSEDVLKRYEAYGWHTQRIEPTADGDIDVPALYAALKAAQAETERPSIIAMRTIIAWPAPNAQNTEASHGSALGEEEIAATKRVLGFDPEQTFQVADEVLKHTRRALDRGAEAHAAWDKRITEWRSAQPERAGLFDRVSKGELPEGWEQSIPVFEEGKSVATRAASGKVLQALGPVIPELWGGSADLAGSNNTTIDKTSSFLPEGNPLPEADPYGRTVHFGIREFSMAAEMNGIALHGNTRIYGGTFLVFSDYMRNAVRMSALMQLPVTYVWTHDSIGLGEDGPTHQPVEHLASLRAIPGLNVVRPADANETAVAWAEILKRHAVNPAPHGLALTRQGVPVYAPNEDAAKGGYVLRESSTEVPEVIIIATGSEVQLAVAARERLEAEGIGTRVVSMPSVEWFEEQPREYRERVLPPSVKARVAVEAGIGLTWYRYVGDAGRIVSLEHFGASADATTLFAEFGFTPENVAAAARESLAAARA from the coding sequence ATGACCACGCAGACTTCCGACGGCTTCGAGTGGACCGACCTCGACCGGCGAGCCGTGGACACCGCCCGTCTTCTGGCGGCCGACGCGGTGCAGAAGGTGGGCAACGGCCACCCGGGCACGGCGATGAGCCTGGCGCCTGCCGCGTACACGATCTTTCAGAAGGTTATGCGTCACGATCCCGCCGACCCCGAGTGGACCGGCCGGGACCGCTTCGTCCTCTCCCCCGGCCACACCTCGCTGACCCTCTACACGCAGCTGTTCCTGGCCGGGTACGAGCTGGAGCTGGACGACCTGAAGGCCTTCCGCACCCATGGCTCCAAGACCCCGGGCCACCCGGAGTACGGCCACACCGCCGGCGTCGAGACCACCACCGGCCCGCTGGGCCAGGGCGTCGCCAACGCGGTCGGCATGGCGATGGCGGCCCGCTACGAGCGCGGCCTGTTCGACCCCGAGGCCCCCGCGGGCACCTCCCCCTTCGACCACACCGTCTGGGCGATCGTCTCAGACGGCGACCTTCAGGAGGGCGTCTCCGCCGAGGCCTCCTCGCTCGCCGGCCACCAGAAGCTCGGCAACCTGGTCTTCCTCTACGACGACAACCACATCTCCATCGAGGGCGACACCGCGACCGCCTTCTCCGAGGACGTGCTGAAGCGCTACGAGGCCTACGGCTGGCACACCCAGCGCATCGAGCCCACCGCCGACGGCGACATCGACGTCCCCGCCCTGTACGCGGCGCTCAAGGCCGCGCAGGCCGAGACCGAGCGGCCGTCGATCATCGCGATGCGCACGATCATCGCCTGGCCCGCCCCGAACGCGCAGAACACCGAGGCCTCCCACGGCTCCGCGCTCGGTGAGGAGGAGATCGCCGCCACCAAGCGCGTCCTGGGCTTCGACCCGGAGCAGACCTTCCAGGTCGCGGACGAGGTCCTGAAGCACACCCGGCGGGCCCTGGACCGGGGCGCCGAGGCGCACGCCGCCTGGGACAAGCGGATCACCGAGTGGCGCAGCGCCCAGCCGGAGCGCGCCGGGCTGTTCGACCGGGTGAGCAAGGGCGAGCTGCCCGAGGGCTGGGAGCAGAGCATCCCGGTCTTCGAGGAGGGCAAGTCGGTCGCCACTCGCGCCGCCTCCGGCAAGGTGCTGCAGGCGCTCGGCCCGGTGATCCCCGAGCTGTGGGGCGGCTCCGCCGACCTCGCCGGGTCCAACAACACCACCATCGACAAGACCAGCTCCTTCCTGCCCGAGGGCAACCCGCTGCCCGAGGCCGACCCGTACGGCCGTACCGTCCACTTCGGCATCCGCGAGTTCTCCATGGCCGCGGAGATGAACGGCATCGCCCTGCACGGCAACACCCGGATCTACGGCGGCACCTTCCTGGTGTTCTCCGACTACATGCGCAACGCGGTGCGCATGTCGGCGCTGATGCAGCTGCCGGTGACGTACGTGTGGACGCACGACTCCATCGGCCTCGGCGAGGACGGCCCCACCCACCAGCCCGTCGAACACCTGGCCTCGCTGCGCGCGATCCCCGGCCTGAACGTCGTCCGCCCGGCCGACGCCAACGAGACCGCGGTGGCCTGGGCCGAGATCCTGAAGAGGCACGCCGTGAACCCCGCCCCGCACGGGCTCGCGCTCACCCGCCAGGGCGTGCCGGTGTACGCGCCGAACGAGGACGCGGCCAAGGGCGGCTATGTGCTGCGCGAGTCCTCGACCGAGGTCCCGGAGGTGATCATCATCGCGACGGGCTCCGAGGTGCAGCTGGCCGTGGCCGCGCGGGAACGGCTGGAGGCCGAGGGGATCGGCACGCGGGTGGTGTCCATGCCGTCCGTGGAGTGGTTCGAGGAGCAGCCGCGCGAGTACCGCGAGCGGGTGCTGCCGCCGTCCGTGAAGGCCCGGGTCGCCGTGGAGGCCGGGATCGGTCTGACCTGGTACCGGTACGTGGGCGACGCGGGACGCATCGTCTCCCTCGAGCACTTCGGCGCCTCCGCCGACGCCACGACCCTGTTCGCCGAGTTCGGCTTCACCCCTGAGAACGTCGCCGCTGCGGCCCGCGAGTCCCTCGCCGCGGCGCGCGCCTGA
- the pgi gene encoding glucose-6-phosphate isomerase: MAQSESVKLTHRPEWTALADHRAEGQPHLRELFGADPGRAERYVVRVGDLYIDYSKHLITDETLALLQELATATGVFALRDAMFRGERINVTENRAVLHTALRAPRDAVIEVDGENVVPKVHAVLDKMTGFAGKVRSGEWTGHTGRRIKNVVNVGIGGSDLGPAMAYEVLRPYTARELTFRFVSNVDGADLHEATRDLDPAETLFIVASKTFTTIETITNATSARSWLLKAFDGDEKAVAKHFVALSTNAEKVAEFGIDTANMFEFWDWVGGRYSYDSAIGLSLMIAIGPDRFREMLDGFRLVDDHFRTAPAEANAPLLLGLLGIWYGNFHDAQSHAVLPYSHYLSKFTAYLQQLDMESNGKSVQRDGRPVEWQTGPVVWGTPGTNGQHAYYQLIHQGTKLIPADFIGFARPVGELSEELKAQHDLLMANFFAQTQALAFGKSAEEVRAEGVPQEQVTHRTFRGGHPTTTILAGELTPSVLGQLIALYEHKVFVQGAVWNIDSFDQWGVELGKVLAKRVEPALTEGAQVPGLDPSTTALVAAYRTLKNASEVN, translated from the coding sequence ATGGCCCAGTCCGAGTCTGTCAAGCTCACCCACCGGCCCGAGTGGACGGCCCTCGCCGACCACCGCGCCGAGGGGCAGCCGCACCTGCGCGAACTGTTCGGGGCGGACCCCGGCCGCGCCGAGCGGTACGTCGTACGGGTCGGCGACCTGTACATCGACTACAGCAAGCACCTGATCACCGACGAGACGCTGGCCCTGCTGCAGGAACTCGCCACCGCCACCGGCGTGTTCGCGCTGCGTGACGCCATGTTCCGCGGCGAGAGGATCAACGTCACCGAGAACCGTGCGGTCCTGCACACCGCGCTGCGCGCCCCCCGGGACGCGGTGATCGAGGTCGACGGGGAGAACGTCGTCCCGAAGGTGCACGCCGTCCTCGACAAGATGACCGGGTTCGCCGGCAAGGTCCGCTCGGGCGAGTGGACCGGCCACACCGGCAGGCGCATCAAGAACGTCGTCAACGTCGGCATCGGCGGCTCCGACCTCGGCCCGGCGATGGCGTACGAGGTGCTGCGCCCTTACACCGCACGGGAGTTGACGTTCCGCTTCGTGTCGAACGTGGACGGCGCGGACCTGCACGAGGCCACCCGGGACCTGGACCCGGCGGAGACCCTGTTCATCGTCGCGTCCAAGACGTTCACCACGATCGAGACGATCACCAACGCGACCTCGGCCCGTTCCTGGCTGCTCAAGGCCTTCGACGGCGACGAGAAGGCGGTCGCGAAGCACTTCGTGGCGCTGTCCACGAACGCGGAGAAGGTCGCCGAGTTCGGCATCGACACGGCCAACATGTTCGAGTTCTGGGACTGGGTCGGCGGCCGCTACTCGTACGACTCCGCGATCGGCCTGTCCCTGATGATCGCCATCGGCCCGGACCGGTTCCGGGAGATGCTCGACGGCTTCCGGCTGGTCGACGACCACTTCCGCACCGCGCCCGCCGAGGCCAACGCCCCCTTGCTGCTGGGCCTGCTGGGCATCTGGTACGGCAACTTCCACGACGCCCAGTCGCACGCGGTGCTGCCGTACAGCCACTACCTGTCGAAGTTCACCGCCTACCTCCAGCAGCTGGACATGGAGTCCAACGGCAAGTCGGTGCAGCGGGACGGCCGGCCGGTGGAGTGGCAGACCGGGCCGGTGGTGTGGGGCACCCCGGGCACCAACGGGCAGCACGCCTACTACCAGTTGATCCACCAGGGCACCAAGCTGATCCCGGCGGACTTCATCGGCTTCGCCCGGCCCGTCGGCGAGCTGAGCGAGGAACTCAAGGCCCAGCACGACCTGTTGATGGCCAACTTCTTCGCCCAGACCCAGGCGCTGGCCTTCGGCAAGAGCGCCGAGGAGGTCCGCGCGGAGGGCGTGCCGCAGGAGCAGGTCACCCACCGCACCTTCCGCGGCGGCCACCCCACCACCACGATCCTCGCCGGTGAGCTGACCCCGTCCGTGCTCGGCCAGCTGATCGCCCTCTACGAACACAAGGTGTTCGTGCAGGGCGCCGTGTGGAACATCGACTCCTTCGACCAGTGGGGCGTGGAACTGGGCAAGGTCCTCGCCAAGCGCGTCGAGCCCGCCCTCACCGAGGGCGCTCAGGTCCCCGGTCTCGACCCGTCCACCACGGCCCTCGTCGCCGCCTACCGCACCCTCAAGAACGCATCGGAAGTGAACTGA
- the zwf gene encoding glucose-6-phosphate dehydrogenase → MTENAPAAEAPAPQAPAPEAVQVPVGPAAGWENPLRDTSDRRLPRIAGPSGLVIFGVTGDLSRKKLMPAVYDLANRGLLPPGFSLVGFARRDWENQDFAEVVHSAVKEHARTPFREEVWQQLAEGMRFIPGDFDDDTAFKQLKDAVEELDASRGTGGNFAFYLSVPPKFFPKVVQQLKKHGLANPPQGSWRRAVIEKPFGHDLDSARELNAIVHEVFEPDQVFRIDHYLGKETVQNILALRFANQMYEPIWNRSYVDHVQITMAEDIGIGGRAGYYDGIGAARDVIQNHLLQLMALTAMEEPIAFDAEALLTEKLKVLKSVRLPEDLGRHTVRAQYADGWQGGEKVVGYLQEEGIDPKSKTDTFAAIKLGIDNRRWAGVPFYLRTGKRLGRRVTEIAVVFKRAPHSPFDSTATEELGQNAIVIRVQPDEGMTVRFGSKVPGTSMEIRDVSMDFAYGESFTESSPEAYERLILDVLLGDANLFPRHQEVEESWKILDPIEEYWAAHGRPAQYASGSWGPSEADEMLARDGRSWRRP, encoded by the coding sequence ATGACCGAGAACGCACCCGCCGCCGAGGCACCCGCGCCTCAGGCGCCCGCACCCGAGGCGGTGCAGGTCCCGGTGGGTCCGGCCGCCGGCTGGGAGAACCCGCTGCGGGACACCAGCGACCGCCGGCTCCCCCGGATCGCGGGCCCGTCCGGGCTCGTCATCTTCGGGGTGACCGGTGACCTGTCCCGCAAGAAGCTGATGCCGGCGGTGTACGACCTCGCCAACCGCGGTCTGCTGCCGCCGGGCTTCTCCCTCGTCGGGTTCGCCCGGCGGGACTGGGAGAACCAGGACTTCGCGGAGGTCGTGCACAGCGCGGTGAAGGAGCACGCCCGCACCCCGTTCCGCGAGGAGGTGTGGCAGCAGCTGGCCGAGGGCATGCGGTTCATCCCCGGAGACTTCGACGACGACACCGCCTTCAAGCAGCTGAAGGACGCCGTCGAGGAGCTGGACGCCTCCCGCGGCACCGGCGGCAACTTCGCGTTCTACCTGTCGGTGCCGCCGAAGTTCTTCCCCAAGGTCGTGCAGCAGCTGAAGAAGCACGGGCTGGCGAACCCGCCCCAGGGCTCCTGGCGGCGCGCGGTCATCGAGAAGCCGTTCGGCCACGACCTGGACAGCGCCCGCGAGCTGAACGCGATCGTGCACGAGGTGTTCGAGCCGGACCAGGTGTTCCGCATCGACCACTACCTCGGCAAGGAGACCGTCCAGAACATCCTGGCGCTGCGCTTCGCCAACCAGATGTACGAGCCGATCTGGAACCGGTCGTACGTCGACCACGTGCAGATCACCATGGCCGAGGACATCGGCATCGGCGGGCGCGCGGGCTACTACGACGGCATCGGCGCCGCCCGTGACGTCATCCAGAACCACCTGCTGCAGCTGATGGCGCTGACCGCCATGGAGGAGCCGATCGCGTTCGACGCGGAGGCGCTGCTCACCGAGAAGCTGAAGGTGCTGAAGTCGGTGCGGCTGCCGGAGGACCTCGGCAGGCACACCGTCCGGGCGCAGTACGCGGATGGCTGGCAGGGCGGCGAGAAGGTGGTCGGCTACCTCCAGGAGGAGGGCATCGACCCGAAGTCGAAGACCGACACCTTCGCCGCGATCAAGCTGGGCATCGACAACCGCCGCTGGGCGGGCGTGCCGTTCTACCTGCGTACCGGCAAGCGGCTGGGCCGCCGGGTCACCGAGATCGCGGTGGTCTTCAAGCGGGCCCCGCACTCCCCCTTCGACTCCACCGCCACCGAGGAACTCGGGCAGAACGCGATCGTGATCCGCGTCCAGCCGGACGAGGGCATGACCGTGCGGTTCGGCTCCAAGGTGCCGGGCACCTCGATGGAGATCCGGGACGTGTCGATGGACTTCGCCTACGGCGAGTCCTTCACCGAGTCCAGCCCGGAGGCGTACGAGCGGCTCATCCTGGACGTGCTGCTCGGCGACGCGAATTTGTTCCCCCGTCACCAGGAAGTGGAAGAGTCCTGGAAGATCCTCGACCCGATCGAGGAGTACTGGGCGGCGCACGGCAGGCCGGCGCAGTACGCGTCGGGCAGCTGGGGACCGAGTGAAGCGGACGAGATGCTCGCACGAGACGGACGGAGCTGGCGCAGGCCATGA
- a CDS encoding ArnT family glycosyltransferase, translated as MLTTPTQSVVRGDGPPPAAPPRPRTGRYERPALAAIAALAALLSLWGLGHSAYHGFYASAVRSMTDNPVAFFYGSFDPGNTLTIDKLPGFLWPQALSALVFGFHPWALVLPQALEGVASVVVLHVLVRRWAGVPAGLLAAAFLALTPVTVGLGRSVTEDAPFVLLLLLAAEAVWRATERGRLVPLLLAGFWVGVAFQCKMLEAWAVLPALAATYLVAAPRSLGRRLRDLALAAAVTFAVSVSWMVVATLTPGSARPYLDGTTDNSAFGLVVGYNFLTRFHTVGVDAAGTGSVTPNEILRAAGSGPGMGDSVWKMFSPGLATQTGWLYPLAALGLAGGAVALWRRRVPRTDRVLAGQVLWGGWLATFFLVFSFGSVTGHTYYMGVVAVPLAAFAGAGVVPAWRAALRGGRRAWVLPVALAGNAAWCVALTLWYPRFLPWSAPVAATLALAGLALTAVRHRPRMVTAGLAVGLAAVLLVPAAWSASALSPRYNQPGSLGRVGPSSHRQGNPLARLNSDQRHLLAYLTAHRGSAEYVAAIPGWWSAAPYVISANAHVMPMGGFTGRVPYPSPARFHRLIRSGRLRYVVLSRGDVLAGYRHDTPVGGLVRWTTVHCALVPPSAYHSGDRSHRLYDCGPAHRG; from the coding sequence ATGCTGACCACCCCCACCCAGTCGGTCGTCCGGGGCGACGGGCCGCCGCCCGCCGCCCCGCCCCGCCCGCGTACCGGCCGGTACGAGCGTCCGGCGCTGGCGGCCATCGCCGCGCTCGCCGCGCTGCTGTCCCTGTGGGGCCTCGGCCACAGCGCGTACCACGGGTTCTACGCCTCCGCGGTGCGCAGCATGACGGACAACCCGGTCGCCTTCTTCTACGGCTCCTTCGACCCGGGCAACACCCTCACCATCGACAAGCTGCCCGGGTTCCTGTGGCCGCAGGCCCTGTCGGCGCTGGTGTTCGGCTTCCACCCGTGGGCGCTGGTGCTGCCGCAGGCGCTCGAGGGCGTGGCCTCGGTGGTCGTGCTCCATGTGCTGGTGCGTCGCTGGGCGGGCGTGCCCGCCGGGCTGCTGGCCGCCGCCTTCCTGGCCCTCACTCCGGTGACCGTCGGCCTTGGGCGGTCCGTCACCGAGGATGCGCCGTTCGTCCTGTTGCTGCTTCTCGCCGCCGAGGCCGTCTGGCGGGCGACCGAGCGGGGCAGGCTCGTCCCCCTGCTGCTCGCCGGGTTCTGGGTGGGCGTGGCCTTCCAGTGCAAGATGCTGGAGGCCTGGGCGGTGCTCCCCGCGCTGGCCGCCACCTACCTGGTCGCCGCTCCCCGGAGCCTCGGCCGCCGGCTGCGCGATCTCGCACTCGCCGCGGCGGTGACCTTCGCGGTGTCGGTGTCGTGGATGGTGGTGGCCACCCTCACCCCGGGCTCCGCCCGGCCGTATCTCGACGGCACCACGGACAACTCGGCGTTCGGTCTGGTCGTCGGCTACAACTTCCTCACCCGCTTCCACACCGTCGGTGTCGACGCGGCCGGCACCGGCAGCGTCACGCCCAACGAGATCCTGCGGGCGGCCGGTTCGGGCCCCGGCATGGGCGACAGCGTGTGGAAGATGTTCAGCCCGGGGCTCGCCACGCAGACCGGGTGGCTCTACCCGCTCGCCGCGCTCGGCCTGGCCGGCGGCGCGGTGGCACTGTGGCGGCGGCGCGTCCCCCGTACGGACCGCGTGCTCGCGGGCCAGGTGCTGTGGGGCGGATGGCTGGCGACGTTCTTCCTCGTCTTCAGCTTCGGCAGCGTGACGGGGCACACCTACTACATGGGCGTGGTCGCGGTGCCCCTCGCGGCGTTCGCCGGCGCCGGTGTCGTACCGGCCTGGCGGGCGGCCCTGAGGGGCGGCCGACGGGCCTGGGTACTGCCGGTGGCGCTCGCCGGGAACGCCGCCTGGTGTGTGGCGCTGACCCTGTGGTACCCACGTTTCCTGCCCTGGTCGGCCCCGGTCGCCGCCACCCTCGCGCTGGCCGGTCTGGCCCTGACCGCGGTCCGGCACCGCCCGCGCATGGTCACCGCCGGTCTGGCCGTGGGACTGGCCGCGGTCCTGCTGGTGCCCGCCGCGTGGTCGGCGTCGGCGCTGTCACCGCGCTACAACCAGCCCGGCTCGCTGGGCCGCGTCGGCCCCAGCAGCCACCGCCAGGGCAATCCGCTCGCCCGACTGAACTCAGACCAGCGGCACTTGCTCGCCTACCTCACCGCCCACCGCGGCAGCGCCGAGTATGTGGCCGCGATCCCCGGTTGGTGGTCCGCCGCGCCCTACGTCATATCGGCGAACGCACACGTCATGCCCATGGGCGGTTTCACCGGGCGGGTCCCGTACCCCTCGCCCGCCCGCTTCCACCGGCTGATCCGCTCCGGCCGGCTGCGCTACGTCGTCCTGTCCCGAGGGGACGTCCTGGCCGGGTACCGGCACGACACGCCCGTCGGTGGGCTCGTGCGCTGGACGACCGTCCACTGCGCGCTCGTCCCCCCGTCGGCGTACCACTCCGGCGACCGGTCCCACCGGCTCTACGACTGCGGCCCGGCTCACCGGGGATGA
- a CDS encoding histidine phosphatase family protein → MGDLLLVRHGETEWSRSGQHTSFTDLPLTGHGEEQAKSLAPLLTGRTYALTLASPLDRALRTAELAGLVGVVPDPDLHEWDYGGYEGITTVDIHRTRPGWDLWTDGVPPGPEGHPGESPEEIGARADRVLARVSPALAEGDVVLVAHAHFLRVLTARRLGLPPAEGRLFQLATGTVSRLSTEHGRPVIAEWNRRA, encoded by the coding sequence GTGGGGGACCTCCTGCTGGTCCGCCACGGTGAGACGGAGTGGAGCAGGTCGGGACAGCACACCAGCTTCACCGACCTGCCCCTGACCGGGCACGGCGAGGAACAGGCCAAGTCCCTCGCCCCGCTCCTCACCGGCCGGACCTACGCCCTGACACTGGCCAGCCCGCTGGACCGCGCGCTGCGCACCGCCGAACTCGCGGGCCTCGTCGGGGTCGTGCCCGATCCCGACCTGCACGAGTGGGACTACGGCGGCTACGAGGGCATCACCACCGTCGACATCCACCGCACCCGCCCCGGCTGGGACCTGTGGACCGACGGCGTGCCGCCCGGCCCCGAGGGCCACCCCGGCGAGTCACCGGAGGAGATCGGGGCCCGCGCCGACCGCGTGCTGGCCCGGGTGTCCCCGGCCCTGGCGGAGGGGGACGTGGTCCTCGTCGCCCACGCGCACTTCCTGCGCGTGCTCACCGCCCGCAGGCTGGGCCTGCCGCCCGCCGAGGGCCGGCTGTTCCAGCTGGCCACGGGCACGGTCAGCCGACTGTCGACCGAGCACGGACGACCCGTGATCGCCGAGTGGAACAGACGGGCCTGA